A single genomic interval of Electrophorus electricus isolate fEleEle1 chromosome 4, fEleEle1.pri, whole genome shotgun sequence harbors:
- the rangap1a gene encoding ran GTPase-activating protein 1a, with protein MASDDVAQLADSLARTQVGEGELSYKGQGLKLDNAESAAEIVKAIQEFEGLRALRMEGNTVGVEAAKAIAKALEDKKDFQCCNWSDMFTGRLRSEIPPALMSLGAALISAGAQLKVLDLSDNAFGPDGVKGIEKLLKSPACHTLQELRLNNCGMGIGGGKILAAALTECHRKSSELGAPLRLKVFVAGRNRLENDGAIALAQAFQLMGSLEEVHMPQNGINHQGVTALADAMRHNPQLRVLNLNDNTFTKRGAIAMAEALKHLRSVQVINFGDCLVRAEGALAIAEALKDGLPILKELNLSFGEITEDAALAVAGAIKHKDQFEKLDLNGNCLGEEGCEKLKELMEDVKLGDMLGSLSDDEGEPEEDEDDEGDEEEEEEDEEEEEDVDEEEEEEEEEEEENEEEGEDELSKGSQMFTPPTAPRPPDVASFLCFPSPDKLLRLGNNRAELIQQQVDVSDVGKTVEAFLKISSVFKEDDLEVKAAVLDSVDALLSKTFTTASAQTFSFISSLLVMLGLLKSEDKVKPVPVVAGHLLCLEHAAKQTYFPREHITVLHAFMTRRSKALESCVSARDILRSTLQRLQPES; from the exons ATGGCATCAGACGATGTTGCACAGCTGGCTGACTCCTTGGCCAGGACTCAGGTGGGAGAGGGTGAACTGAGCTATAAGGGGCAGGGCCTGAAACTGGACAACGCAGAGTCTG CGGCAGAGATAGTGAAAGCAATCCAGGAGTTTGAGGGTCTGCGGGCTCTCCGGATGGAGGGGAACACGGTTGGAGTGGAGGCAGCTAAGGCCATCGCTAAAGCGCTGGAGGATAAGAAAGACTTTCAG TGCTGCAACTGGAGTGATATGTTCACCGGCCGTCTGCGCTCCGAGATCCCTCCTGCACTG ATGTCCCTAGGTGCAGCTCTCATATCTGCTGGAGCTCAGCTCAAAGTGCTCGATCTGAGTGATAATGCCTTTGGCCCTGACGGCGTCAAGGGCATTGAGAAGCTGCTCAAGAGCCCCGCCTGTCACACGTTGCAGGAACTGCGGCTCAACAACTGCGGAATGGGCATCGGTGGTGGGAAG ATTCTGGCGGCAGCTCTGACTGAGTGCCACAGGAAGTCGAGTGAGCTTGGTGCCCCCCTGAGATTGAAGGTGTTCGTTGCAGGCAGGAACAGGCTGGAGAACGACGGTGCCATAGCTTTGGCTCAGGCCTTtcag CTCATGGGCAGCCTGGAGGAGGTGCACATGCCCCAGAACGGCATCAACCACCAGGGGGTGACAGCCCTGGCTGACGCCATGCGCCACAACCCCCAGCTCCGCGTTCTTAACCTCAACGACAACACCTTCACCAAGAGAGGAGCAATCGCCATGGCGGAG GCTCTAAAGCATCTGCGCAGTGTGCAGGTGATAAATTTCGGTGACTGTCTGGTTCGCGCTGAGGGAGCACTCGCTATTGCCGAGGCTCTGAAAGACGGGCTTCCAATTCTCAAG GAATTAAATCTGTCCTTTGGGGAGATCACAGAGGATGCTGCTCTGGCTGTGGCAGGAGCCATAAAGCACAAAGACCAATTTGAGAAACTTGACCTCAATG gtaaCTGCCTCGGTGAGGAAGGGTGTGAAAAGCTTAAGGAGCTCATGGAGGATGTGAAGCTGGGAGACATGCTGGGATCTCTGAG TGATGATGAAGGAGAgccagaggaagatgaggatgatgaaggggatgaggaagaagaagaggaggatgaagaggaagaggaagatgtcgatgaagaggaggaggaagaggaggaggaggaggaggagaatgaggaggaaggagaagatgAGCTGAGTAAAGGCAGCCAG ATGTTTACTCCGCCCACAGCCCCTCGCCCTCCAGACGTCGCGTCCTTCCTGTGTTTCCCATCTCCGGACAAACTGCTCCGCCTTGGTAACAACAGGGCTGAACTCATACAACAGCAG gtggacGTGTCGGACGTTGGGAAGACCGTAGAAGCTTTCCTCAAGATCTCGTCCGTGTTCAAGGAGGATGACCTCGAGGTCAAAGCGGCAGTGCTGGACAGCGTCG ACGCTCTTCTGAGTAAAACTTTCACCACAGCCTCCGCTCAAACCTTCAGCTTTATCTCCTCATTGCTGGTGATGCTCGGCCTTTTAAAG agtgagGATAAGGTGAAGCCAGTGCCAGTAGTCGCGGGGCACCTGCTGTGTCTGGAGCATGCAGCCAAGCAGACGTATTTCCCCCGAGAGCACATCACCGTACTGCACGCCTTCATGACCAG ACGAAGCAAGGCCTTGGAGTCGTGCGTCAGTGCTCGAGACATCCTACGATCCACACTGCAGAGACTCCAGCCAGAGAgctga
- the slc25a38a gene encoding mitochondrial glycine transporter A — MEFSLTNPAIKAFLCGSLSGTCSTLLFQPLDLVKTRLQTLPSNVQSGSGRVGMVTVFLSVVRTEKLLGLWKGVSPSFVRCIPGVGIYFSTYYSLKQHFFADAVPGPSQAVLLGAGARSVAGVCMLPATVIKTRFESGRYPYRSVFGALRSVCQTEGPRALFSGLTATLVRDAPFSGIYVLFYSQAKSRLPTEISQSAYAPLANFSCGVLAGVLASLLTQPADVVKTHIQVSPHLFGRSTDAVGYIYTKHGLAGFFRGVVPRSLRRTMMTAMAWTVYEQLMAGMGLKS; from the exons ATGGAGTTTTCTCTG aCTAACCCTGCCATTAAAGCCTTCCTGTGTGGCTCTCTGAGTGGCACCTGCTCCACTCTGCTCTTCCAGCCGCTCGACCTGGTGAAGACCCGCCTACAGACCCTCCCGAGCAATGTGCAGTCTgg TTCAGGAAGGGTTGGCATGGTGACGGTTTTCCTCAGTGTTGTGAGGACTGAGAAGCTGCTCGGACTCTGGAAGGGGGTCTCACCA TCATTTGTACGCTGTATTCCTGGAGTTGGGATCTACTTCAGTACCTACTATAGCCTGAAGCAACACTTCTTTGCTGACGCGGTCCCAGGCCCCAGCCAGGCCGTGCTGCTGGGTGCTGGAGCCCGCAGTGTGGCTGGGGTCTGCATGCTGCCCGCCACGGTCATCAAAACGCGCttcgag agtgGCCGTTATCCTTACAGAAGTGTGTTCGGGGCTTTGCggagtgtgtgtcagactgAGGGACCCCGAGCGTTGTTCTCTGGTCTCACGGCGACCCTGGTTCGAGATGCTCCCTTCTCTGGCATTTACGTCCTGTTCTACAGCCAGGCCAAGAGCAGGCTGCCAACTG agataaGCCAGTCAGCCTATGCTCCGCTGGCTAACTTCAGCTGTGGTGTTCTGGCGGGTGTACTGGCCTCTCTGCTCACTCAGCCTGCAGATGTAGTTAAGACTCACATCCAGGTGAGCCCCCATCTCTTCGGGCGGAGCACCGACGCCGTGGGCTACATCTACACG aagCACGGCTTGGCCGGATTCTTCCGCGGCGTGGTGCCGCGCTCTCTTCGGAGGACCATGATGACGGCGATGGCGTGGACGGTGTACGAGCAGCTCATGGCTGGGATGGGCCTCAAGTCCTGA